Part of the Bacillus andreraoultii genome is shown below.
GCTTTTCTTGTTGATGAAAAGTCAGACTTTATTACAGGATCCATTATTTCTGCGACGGGTGGAATTGATGTTTTAGGAAAAGCGTTTCGGGAAAATGAATAAAAAATGATGACTTGGAAAACTCGATGATTAATCGACGTCTTTTGGAGGGAAAAATGTCAAACTTACAAAATGAACAAATTTATATGGTAGTGGAAAATCAAATAGCAACCATTTATATGAACCGACCAGAAAAAAGAAATGCGTTATCTTTTGAAATGTGGGAAAGCTTAAATGAATATGTGGATCAGGCTAATCGGAATCGCGAAGTAAAAGTAATTATTTTCCGAAGTACAACGGAAGAGGCTTTTTCTGCAGGAGCGGATATTCGTGAATTTGAAACAAGACGTTCCACTGTCGATGAAATGATGACTTATAGTGCGGTTATGGGAAAATTAGAAGAAAAAGTAGCAAGTGGAATAAAGCCGACAATTGCAATGATTCAAGGTTATTGTGTTGGTGGTGGCTGTGAATTAGCTGTTGCTTGTGATTTTCGCTTTTCCGATCCAACCGGGAAATTTGGTATTACACCAGCAAAGTTAGGAATTGTTTATAATACGCAGGCAACAAAGCATCTCGTTGATTTAGTTGGTCCTTCAAACGCAAAAGATATTTTATATACTGGGCGAATAATGGGAGCTGATGAAGCACTTCATATGGGATTAATCAACCGCATTTACCATCCAGAACAATTGGAGGATGAAACATACCGTTTTGCAAAGATGATTTGTGACAACTCGCAATACTCTGTGCGAGGAACGAAAAAAATTGTTCATCACATTTTACATGGTGGAAAAGAAGATAATGAAGAGATCATGGGATTAATAATTGATTCGGTTACTTCGGAAGACTATAAAGAGGGTGTCGACGCATTTTTAAACAAAAGGAAGCCGAACTTCCCTTTTGTCTAAACGAGTTGTAAAAATGAGGAGCTTCAAACCGTTCCTCATATTTTTTTAAGAAAAAATGAATGGTTGTTCATTTTTTCTGTTGCCTTTTTGCAGAAAATAATTAATAATCATAAATAAGGAAGATTCGTAGTTTATGTCAAATGTAGGGGGGGGTGATATAAAAATATCCTCTTGACTTTAATAAAGTAATAGTAACAAGGTTATATCATCATGTTTTGCAAGAAGATAAATATTTTAAAAATACAAATCATATATTCACAACATAGCGTACATTTTGAATTCGATAAGGGGGAAATGAATGAAGCGGACATTTTTAACGGAGGAACATGAGATTTTTCGCCAGTCATTACGCAAATTTTTAGAAAAAGAGGCCGTTCCTTATTATGAAGAGTGGGAGAAAAATAAAGAAGTACCTCGGGCATTTTGGATGAGGCTTGGGGAACAAGGGTATCTCTGTCCACAAGTGGATGAAAAATATGGGGGTTTGGGAACAGATTTTGGATATGCAGTCGTTCTTAACGAGGAAATGGAACGAGTTGGAACAAGCCTCATAGGAATCGGCCTCCACAACGATATAGTGATTCCATATATAGAATCATATGGAACAGAGGAACAGAAAAAGCGGTGGCTACCTGGGGCAATAAGTGGTGAGATCATCACTGCCATCGGAATGACCGAACCAGGTGCAGGATCTGATTTAGCAGGAATACAAACAACAGCCGTTCGGGATGGGGACGACTATATAATTAATGGGGAAAAGACATTTATTACAAATGGTTATACAGCCGATCTTGTCGTTATTGTTGCAAAAACAAATCCGAAAGCAAATCCACCACATCGGGGAATCAGTTTATTTGTTGTTGAAGCAGGTACCCCTGGATTTAAAAAAGGGAAAAAACTAGCCAAACTTGGCCAACATGCAAATGACACAAGTGAATTAATTTTTGAAGATGTGCGCGTACCAAAAACGAATTTATTAGGTAAAGAAGGAATGGGCTTTTATTACTTAATGGAAAAATTACAGCAGGAACGTTTAATGGTCGCAATTCAAGGATTGGCAGCTGCTGAGCGGATGTTGGAGCTAACCATTGATTATGTCAAACAGAGGAAGGCATTCGGAACAACGATTAGCCAATTTCAAAATACACAGTTTAAAATAGCAGAAATGGCGACAGAACTTGAAGTGGGACGAGCGTTTGTTGATCGACTTATTATCGATCATATGGCAGGAAATACGGTTGTTACGGAAGTATCTATGGCTAAATGGTGGATAACCGATTTAGCTAAAAAAGTCGCGGGTGAATGTCTGCAGTTGCATGGCGGATATGGCTATATGGAAGAATATGAGATTGCTAGACGTTTTCGTGATATTACCGTCACTTCGATATACGCAGGTTCGAATGAAATTATGAAGCAAATAATCGCAAAAAATATAGGAATGTAAATATATTCTCTGGATGTGTTAAGTAAGTAGGTTCCGTATTGCGAGACAAACGATTCTGTTTCCCACTTTCCAGCCGAATTCTCGAATGAAACAAGATCTAACATTTAAGGAGATGTAGAATATGACAAAAGCAAATGTTGCAAGTTTAAAAGAGTCTACGAAACTACCAGTTATTATGGCGCCGATGTTTTTAATCAATGATCCAAATATGGTTTTGTATGCTTGTGAAAGCGGAATCATTGGTACGTTCCCCGCACTTAATGCAAGAACAAATGAAATTTTAGAAACTTGGTTCCAACAAATTACAACAGAGTGGGCTGAATTGAAAGCGGCAAACCCAGGTAAAAAAATTGCACCGTGGGGGATTAATTTTATTAGTCATAAGTCGAATAAGCGGTTTGTGGAAGATCTCCAATTAATTGAAAAGTATCAACCGCCACTGATCATCACTTCTCTCGGTGATCCAAGTCCTGTCGTTGAAATTGCACACAAATATGGGGGAGTCGTTTTTTCAGATGTAATAAACGTAAAATTTGCGAAGAAGGCGATTGAAAAAGGAACAGATGGGCTGATTCTCGTATGTAGTGGAGCAGGGGGGCACGCAGGAACATATAGTCCTTTTGCATTTATCCATGAAGTAAAAGAATTTTGGGATGGACCGATTGTGCTAGCTGGAGCAATGTCAAAAGGAGAAGATATTTTAGCCGCAGAAATTCTTGGTGCCGACTTTGCTTATTTAGGATCGCGATTTATTCCTGCGAAAGAAAGTATGGCTCAAGATGGTTACAAGGAAATGGTGCTTACTTCTGGCGTTGAGGACATTATTTATACAGATGCATTTAGTGGTGTGAATGCGAACTACTTAATCCCAAGTATTCTACAAGTGGGACTTGACCCGATGAAACTACAACGAAAAGAGAAAATTGATTTCTCAGAACTTGCAAATCCGAATATTCGTGCATGGAAGGATGTTTGGTCTGCGGGACAAGGAGTCGGTGCAATTAAAAAGATACAAACGATGGCTGAAATTGTTGACGAACTAGTCGAGCAATATGAAGTAGCAAAGGAAAAAATCGTTAAAGGGAATTTTGCATATTAATGACGGTACGAATACGTTTAAATCAAGGTAAATAAATATATGAGTGAATGTTCAATCATTAAATATGAGGTGAAAGAAATGGCAAATATAGTGGAAGTAAAAAAGGAAAATGGTATTGCATATGTAACGATGAACCGTCCAGATAAGTTAAACGCACTTTCACATGAACTAGTTACCGGTGTGATTGGAGCACTAAAGGAAGCTGAAGCAGATCAAGAGGTAAAAGCGATTATTTTATCCGGTGCAGGAAAATCATTTTGTTCTGGAGGAGATATTGGTTCATTTAATGAGGCGAAAACAGTAAGGGACAAACTAGCCCATATGAAGGGAGCAGTTGCTTTACAAAATGCGATTCAACAGTTAGATAAGTACGTGATTAGTGCTGTTCATGGTTATGCGGCGGGGGCTGGTTTCAGTATTGCTCTTGCATCCGACTTTATCGTTGCAGATCAAAAGGCGGCTTTTGCCATTAGTTTTAAAAACATCGGTTTAATTCCAGACTTAGGTTTAGTGAAGGCGTTAACTGAAAACGTTCCGAATGCGCTTGTTAAAGAGTGGATTTCAAAAGGAGCAGTCATTTCCGCTCAAGAACTTTATGATAAAGGAATTGTGAACCGAGTAGCGGAAGAGGATGTGCGAAAAGAGGCAACTGAATTTGCACAATTCATTATCGAAGGGCCACCACTTGCGAATCAGTTTGTCAAATGCTTAGTGAATCATGCTGCAGAATTGACAAACGAAACAAATGAAATGCAAGAAAACTTAATGCAAACTTTATTATTCAATACGGCTGATCATCGTGAAGGGGTGCAAGCATTTTTTGAAAAACGGGCACCAAAATTTGAAGGGAAATAAGGAAGGGAGATGTTCCCTCTATGTTGGATGAACTAGGCTTACATTTAGTACGATTGGATCTCCCCTTTCGACTAAACCATGTGAACTGTTTTCTCGCAGAAGGTGAAGAAGGGTATGTTGTTATTGATACCGGTCTTCATAATAGTTATACAGTAAGACGATGGGCAGAAGAACTTGACAGAAAACATGTTTCGGAAATATTTATTACCCATTATCATCCAGATCATTTCGGATATGCTGGAGGTCTGCAACAAAAAACGAATGCCCGTCTATCTATGTCACAAATTGATGCGGAGAATGGACTTGGTGCATGGGATCGGCAGTTTCTTGAAAAATTAGCTGGAAATTATCAAGTAGCGGGAATACCTGCCGAAGCTGCTAGTCAGATGGTTGACAATACGGAATCCTTTATAAAAAGAGTAACCCCATATCCAACCGTAAACCATTATTTTAACGAAGGAGAACTTGTAAAAATAGGGAATTACATGTATGAGGTGCTTTTTACCCCAGGGCATTCTGACGGGTTAATTGTTTTTTATAATAAAGAAAAGAGTGTGCTTCTATCAACAGATCATATTTTACCGAAAATTACACCGAATATTTCTTACTGGTTTCATGGAGACCCGAACCCATTAGCGACTTATTTTCAATCTCTTAATAAAATTCGAAAGTTAGATGTTGAATATGTCATTCCGTCTCATGGGCTCCCGTTTTTTGGTGGGACGAAACGAATTGATGAAATAAAACAGCACCATCATGATCG
Proteins encoded:
- a CDS encoding MBL fold metallo-hydrolase; this translates as MLDELGLHLVRLDLPFRLNHVNCFLAEGEEGYVVIDTGLHNSYTVRRWAEELDRKHVSEIFITHYHPDHFGYAGGLQQKTNARLSMSQIDAENGLGAWDRQFLEKLAGNYQVAGIPAEAASQMVDNTESFIKRVTPYPTVNHYFNEGELVKIGNYMYEVLFTPGHSDGLIVFYNKEKSVLLSTDHILPKITPNISYWFHGDPNPLATYFQSLNKIRKLDVEYVIPSHGLPFFGGTKRIDEIKQHHHDRLENLLEELSAGLTVFEACKKLFPKINNVHDFRFAIGETLAHLEYLRYNDECKRDVVGGNYVYYTE
- a CDS encoding enoyl-CoA hydratase/isomerase family protein → MSECSIIKYEVKEMANIVEVKKENGIAYVTMNRPDKLNALSHELVTGVIGALKEAEADQEVKAIILSGAGKSFCSGGDIGSFNEAKTVRDKLAHMKGAVALQNAIQQLDKYVISAVHGYAAGAGFSIALASDFIVADQKAAFAISFKNIGLIPDLGLVKALTENVPNALVKEWISKGAVISAQELYDKGIVNRVAEEDVRKEATEFAQFIIEGPPLANQFVKCLVNHAAELTNETNEMQENLMQTLLFNTADHREGVQAFFEKRAPKFEGK
- a CDS encoding acyl-CoA dehydrogenase family protein, giving the protein MKRTFLTEEHEIFRQSLRKFLEKEAVPYYEEWEKNKEVPRAFWMRLGEQGYLCPQVDEKYGGLGTDFGYAVVLNEEMERVGTSLIGIGLHNDIVIPYIESYGTEEQKKRWLPGAISGEIITAIGMTEPGAGSDLAGIQTTAVRDGDDYIINGEKTFITNGYTADLVVIVAKTNPKANPPHRGISLFVVEAGTPGFKKGKKLAKLGQHANDTSELIFEDVRVPKTNLLGKEGMGFYYLMEKLQQERLMVAIQGLAAAERMLELTIDYVKQRKAFGTTISQFQNTQFKIAEMATELEVGRAFVDRLIIDHMAGNTVVTEVSMAKWWITDLAKKVAGECLQLHGGYGYMEEYEIARRFRDITVTSIYAGSNEIMKQIIAKNIGM
- a CDS encoding enoyl-CoA hydratase/isomerase family protein, with protein sequence MSNLQNEQIYMVVENQIATIYMNRPEKRNALSFEMWESLNEYVDQANRNREVKVIIFRSTTEEAFSAGADIREFETRRSTVDEMMTYSAVMGKLEEKVASGIKPTIAMIQGYCVGGGCELAVACDFRFSDPTGKFGITPAKLGIVYNTQATKHLVDLVGPSNAKDILYTGRIMGADEALHMGLINRIYHPEQLEDETYRFAKMICDNSQYSVRGTKKIVHHILHGGKEDNEEIMGLIIDSVTSEDYKEGVDAFLNKRKPNFPFV
- a CDS encoding NAD(P)H-dependent flavin oxidoreductase, yielding MTKANVASLKESTKLPVIMAPMFLINDPNMVLYACESGIIGTFPALNARTNEILETWFQQITTEWAELKAANPGKKIAPWGINFISHKSNKRFVEDLQLIEKYQPPLIITSLGDPSPVVEIAHKYGGVVFSDVINVKFAKKAIEKGTDGLILVCSGAGGHAGTYSPFAFIHEVKEFWDGPIVLAGAMSKGEDILAAEILGADFAYLGSRFIPAKESMAQDGYKEMVLTSGVEDIIYTDAFSGVNANYLIPSILQVGLDPMKLQRKEKIDFSELANPNIRAWKDVWSAGQGVGAIKKIQTMAEIVDELVEQYEVAKEKIVKGNFAY